In the Maribacter sp. MJ134 genome, one interval contains:
- a CDS encoding DUF4174 domain-containing protein, with product MLYSQDMADFKWTNRILIFADSDQKLIKAKSAIQVFKSLEKEVKERALLLFVYSKGAFFNCDGVRLRLKSSRPIESSFDGIILLGKDGGVKFKEPYPVKAETIFELIDGMPMRRAEMKD from the coding sequence ATGCTATACTCACAAGATATGGCCGATTTTAAATGGACAAACAGGATACTCATCTTTGCCGATAGTGACCAAAAGCTTATCAAAGCAAAATCCGCAATACAAGTTTTTAAATCGTTAGAAAAAGAGGTTAAGGAGCGGGCACTACTGCTCTTTGTGTACTCAAAAGGTGCGTTCTTCAATTGCGACGGAGTACGTCTTCGATTAAAGAGTAGCCGCCCTATTGAATCTTCTTTTGACGGTATTATTTTACTGGGTAAAGATGGAGGCGTAAAATTCAAGGAACCTTACCCCGTTAAAGCGGAAACTATTTTTGAGCTCATTGATGGTATGCCAATGCGAAGGGCAGAAATGAAAGATTAA
- a CDS encoding zinc ribbon domain-containing protein: MAKKEDSSVEAKLRALYDLQLIDSRVDEIRNVRGELPLEVEDLEDDVLGLKTRMDKLKTDLETINFEIGAKKNLIEEAKALIKKYTEQQKNVRNSREFNSISKELEFQELEIQLAEKNIKEFKAQIDQKKEVISETKERLSEREAHLKHKKGELDAILAETEKEEKALLEESIKFQDKIEERLVKAYARIRNNVKNGLAVVPIERGASGGSFFTIPPQVQVEIASRKKIITDEHSGRILVDPALAEEESEKMQKMFAKL; the protein is encoded by the coding sequence ATGGCAAAAAAAGAAGATTCATCTGTAGAAGCAAAATTAAGAGCTTTATATGACCTGCAATTAATTGACTCTAGAGTAGATGAAATACGCAACGTTCGCGGTGAGTTACCTTTGGAAGTTGAAGATTTGGAAGATGACGTCCTAGGCCTAAAAACTAGAATGGATAAACTTAAAACCGATTTAGAAACTATCAATTTTGAAATAGGTGCTAAGAAAAATCTAATCGAGGAAGCAAAAGCTTTAATCAAGAAATACACGGAGCAGCAGAAAAATGTCCGTAACAGTAGAGAATTCAACTCTATTAGTAAAGAACTAGAATTTCAGGAGTTGGAAATACAACTAGCTGAAAAAAACATCAAGGAATTCAAAGCTCAGATAGACCAAAAGAAAGAGGTTATTTCTGAAACAAAGGAGCGTTTAAGCGAACGCGAGGCACATCTTAAACATAAAAAAGGAGAGCTAGATGCTATTCTTGCAGAAACCGAGAAAGAAGAAAAAGCACTATTGGAAGAATCAATAAAATTCCAAGATAAAATAGAAGAACGCTTGGTGAAGGCCTACGCCCGCATACGTAATAACGTTAAAAACGGCCTGGCGGTTGTTCCCATCGAAAGAGGAGCTTCTGGGGGTTCATTTTTTACAATACCGCCTCAAGTACAAGTAGAAATTGCTTCTCGTAAGAAAATAATCACGGACGAACACAGTGGTAGAATTTTGGTTGACCCTGCTTTGGCGGAAGAAGAATCAGAAAAAATGCAAAAGATGTTCGCTAAATTATAA
- a CDS encoding Nif3-like dinuclear metal center hexameric protein: MTVNGVIEILEDLAPLDYAEDFDNVGLLVGDKDMKVNGILVTLDTLEHVVDEAIANHCNLIISFHPIIFEGLKKLTGRNYVERTVLKAIRNDIAIYAPHTALDNSFNGVNAKICEVLGLENRQILIPQLGTIKKLVTYVPIAAADQLREELFKAGAGTIGNYDNCSFTTIGKGSFRPGENTNPLKGEKGKTHIEEEVMISLTYPKMNEHKILTSLKENHPYEEVAYEVTTLENTNQHIGMGMIGELDEPQTEEAFMTFLKDKMNASVVRHSEFLGKPIKKVAILGGSGAFAIRAAKRAKADVFVTADIKYHQFYEAEKQMVIADIGHFETEQFTKTLLVDYLTKKIPNFAIRLSESITNPIKYF, from the coding sequence ATGACAGTAAATGGCGTTATAGAAATATTAGAAGACCTGGCCCCACTAGATTATGCAGAGGACTTCGATAATGTGGGCCTTCTCGTTGGTGACAAAGATATGAAGGTCAACGGCATACTGGTAACCCTTGACACCTTGGAGCACGTTGTCGATGAAGCGATCGCGAACCACTGTAACCTTATCATAAGCTTTCACCCAATAATTTTTGAAGGGCTAAAAAAACTGACTGGTAGAAATTACGTGGAGCGTACGGTTTTAAAAGCCATTAGGAACGATATAGCCATTTACGCTCCTCATACGGCCTTAGACAATTCTTTTAATGGTGTAAATGCAAAAATTTGCGAAGTTTTAGGATTAGAAAATAGACAAATATTAATTCCTCAATTAGGAACGATCAAAAAATTGGTCACCTACGTACCTATCGCCGCCGCAGACCAACTACGAGAAGAATTATTTAAAGCAGGAGCTGGCACTATTGGCAACTACGACAACTGTAGTTTTACAACTATAGGCAAAGGAAGTTTTAGGCCTGGAGAAAACACCAATCCGCTAAAAGGAGAAAAAGGAAAAACACATATCGAAGAAGAGGTAATGATATCTCTTACTTATCCAAAAATGAACGAGCATAAGATTTTAACTTCCCTAAAAGAGAACCATCCTTATGAGGAAGTAGCTTATGAAGTGACAACACTGGAAAACACCAACCAACATATTGGTATGGGGATGATAGGTGAACTAGACGAGCCACAAACCGAAGAAGCTTTCATGACCTTTCTTAAGGACAAAATGAACGCATCGGTCGTAAGACATTCCGAGTTCCTTGGGAAGCCTATCAAAAAAGTTGCTATTCTAGGAGGTAGCGGAGCGTTCGCAATACGTGCGGCAAAGCGAGCCAAGGCAGATGTATTTGTCACGGCCGACATAAAATACCATCAATTTTACGAAGCGGAAAAACAAATGGTAATTGCGGATATTGGACACTTTGAAACTGAGCAGTTTACAAAAACGCTATTAGTTGATTATCTTACAAAAAAAATTCCTAATTTTGCAATCCGTTTATCGGAAAGTATAACAAATCCTATCAAGTATTTTTAA
- the lpxK gene encoding tetraacyldisaccharide 4'-kinase, which yields MQLLRKLLFPISLIYALVVRVRNLFYDRGLFKSTSYETPIICVGNLSVGGTGKTPMVEFLIRRLQKENKLAVLSRGYKRKTSGFIIANTNTEVEDIGDEPFQIFNKFQNVSVAVDADRRNGIARLDKTVNPDIIILDDAFQHRRVKPSHNILLTAYNNLYVNDWYLPTGDLRDSKYASQRADLIVITKCPASISKKEKNTLRSQINPKAHQKVLFSYLEYDSKLYSGKGEIYLESLKDKKVTLVTGIANPQPLYQYVVTKGLRVEHLSFADHHFFTENELKSLRAKSIIITTEKDYMRLAGKIENLYYLPIKHAFFPEDATVIEKYLSAITK from the coding sequence ATGCAACTGTTGAGAAAACTTCTTTTTCCCATTTCCTTGATTTATGCCCTGGTTGTACGTGTTAGGAACCTATTCTATGATAGAGGCCTATTTAAATCAACAAGCTATGAAACACCCATAATTTGCGTTGGTAACCTCAGTGTTGGTGGTACCGGTAAGACGCCCATGGTAGAGTTTTTGATTAGAAGACTCCAAAAGGAAAATAAGTTGGCCGTATTGAGCAGAGGGTATAAACGTAAAACATCAGGTTTTATAATAGCAAACACCAATACAGAGGTCGAGGATATTGGTGATGAACCCTTTCAGATATTTAATAAATTTCAAAACGTAAGTGTTGCGGTGGATGCCGATAGAAGAAACGGCATAGCTCGCCTTGATAAAACAGTTAATCCAGATATTATTATACTGGACGATGCTTTTCAACATAGACGCGTAAAGCCTTCACATAACATTTTACTTACTGCATATAACAATTTATATGTAAATGATTGGTACCTACCCACTGGCGATTTGAGGGATAGTAAATATGCTTCCCAAAGAGCGGATTTAATCGTCATAACCAAGTGTCCTGCTTCTATTTCTAAAAAGGAGAAAAATACGTTACGGTCACAAATTAACCCAAAAGCACATCAGAAGGTTTTATTCTCTTATTTGGAGTATGATAGTAAACTGTATAGCGGAAAAGGCGAAATTTATTTAGAGTCGCTCAAGGATAAAAAAGTTACCCTTGTCACGGGCATTGCCAATCCACAACCATTATATCAATACGTAGTAACCAAAGGGTTGAGAGTAGAGCACTTGTCATTTGCAGACCATCATTTTTTTACGGAAAATGAGCTGAAGTCGTTAAGGGCAAAAAGTATAATCATTACTACAGAAAAGGATTATATGCGTTTGGCTGGCAAGATTGAGAACCTTTACTATCTACCGATAAAACATGCTTTTTTTCCAGAAGATGCGACTGTAATAGAAAAGTATTTGAGTGCAATTACGAAGTAG